A window of Halobacillus naozhouensis genomic DNA:
ATCAAGGTTTTACTACTTCCGCAGATGGAAAGATATTCTCTAATGATTGAAGACGCCCATGTTCATCACGATAAACAATATGTTTGCGCTCAAATTTAGTAGGGCAGTCAATACCCACGGAAGCTGCCAAATTGTATAGACCATCCCTTATGGATAATACATAATTACAGGTTCGGAACGACTTTTCTTCTACAATTAAGGCTTTTTGAAGATCGGGGTTCGTAGTGGCCACTCCCACCGGACAATTATTCGTATGACAAATTTCAGCCTGAATGCAGCCTACAGAGAACATCATTCCTCTGGCAATATTTACTAGATCGGCACCCATCGCGAGAGCCATTGCAACTTTGTCAGGAGATATTAGCTGACCTGATGCAAACACTTTCACACGATCTCGCACATTATATTTCTTCAACATATCGTCTACTACAGGCAGGGCGGAGTTAATTGGCAGACCGGTCGCATCTGCAAGTTCCTGGTAAGACGCACCCGTGCCCCCTTCCCCTCCATCAACTGTAATGAAATCGGGGCCTTCTCGACTGTCTGCCATATGTGATACCATTTCCTCTAATTGTTCAATATTCCCTACCACGATCTTCATTCCAATAGGTTTGCCACTTACTTCACGCAACTCCTTCATAAATTCAAACATTTCTTCATTATTACTGAATTGGTAAAAACGGTTGGGGCTATCTATGGACTCCCACGGTTCAACATTACGGATTTCAGCAATCTCAGGCGTCACCTTAGCTCCGTCAACGTGCCCGCCTCGTGTTTTTGCACCTTGTGCAAGCTTCAGTTCAAACGCTTTTACCTCGTCTATTTCACTCTTTCGTTTAAATTCTTCCCATGAAAATTCGCCATCCTTAGTCCGAACACCAAATAACCCTGGTCCGATTTGGTAAATGATATCCACGCCACCTTTAAGATGGTGATGGGACAATCCGCCTTCTCCAGTATTCATCCATGCACCGCCTGCTAATCCAAGTCCAGTAGACAGGGCGGTAATTGCCTTTTCACCAAGGGATCCGTAACTCATAGCAGATTGACCAACCAGCCCCTTCACCGTAAAGGGGTGTTTGCATGTATCTCCCCCAATCACGACTGCTTCCTCATCTGGTAAATAAAATGGATTCGCTTCTTTATAAGAAGGATGCTCCTTGCGTTGGAAAAGCTTTTCTTTATCCACATGATACACTTTCGTACGTACTTTATTCTCGTTATCGACAAGCATTTCTTCACGCTGGGTAGGGTACATAGCATTTTTAAGATAATAACCAGGGGCCTCAAAATCGCGTTCCGATCCAAAACCGATTAACCGTTTATTATATTTAGCTGAAATATATGTACCCTCCATTTGGTTTCGGGTAAATGGTTTCCCCTCATTATCATCGTTAAATAAATATTGTCGTAATTCAGGTCCCATTTTTTCAGTGATATATCTCATCTTTCCAAGAATAGGGTAATTTCTTAGGATCGAATGGCTTTCCTGCCTCTTATCTTTCAACATTATTCTTATAATAAGTATAGTTATAGCTAAAATTATGGCAAAAAAAACAGACATAATCCCTATCAATAGCAGAGCTGCTATTTCCATAAGACCACTCCTTCGAATGTAAATCATTCAACTCTTCCTAGTTTCATATACCACATATCCCATATTCTCAATCATTTTTTAGCAAAAATAAAAACCCTGGCTATGCGCCAGAGTTTCATTTTTAGTCTTCTAAAGGGTTTAAGCTTTCTTCACCAGTCAGGTTGGCGATCATATCAACTAAAAGATCGATTTCTTCATTCATATCTTTTATACTGACCGTCTCTACAGGTGAGTGCATATAGCGTAATGGAAGAGAGACAAGACTAACCGGAACTCCTTGCCCGGTTAAACGCATGCGATCTGCATCAGTCCCAGTCATACGAGGTGTTAATTCATACTGCAAATCTAGGTTTAAAGAGGTCGCACTCTTCTCGAGCAGCTGATTGATTTTTCGATTGATCGGCGCTCCTTTAGCTAATACGGGCCCCCCTTCCAGGCGGACATCTCCATACTTGTTTTTGTTTACACCAGGATAATCCGTGGCAAAGGTGACGTCACAAGCGATCGCCATTGTTGGTTGAATGCCAGCCGCCGCGAAATAGGCACCTCCCATGTTAGTTTCCTCGTTAACTGTACTAACTGCATACACGCCTACGTTAATGTTTCGTTGTGCTAGTTTTCTTAACACTTCTCCAACGATAAACTGCCCTGTACGATTATCGAGTCCTCGGCCGGAAATATATCGATCCATCATAACTTCTGGATCACGTTTATATACGGCTAAATCACCGATTTGAACAAGCTTTTCCATCTCCTGTTTTGATTTCGCTCCACAGTCGATAAAGAGATCTTCTAATCCAAATTCATCCTTTAATCCCCCATGGTGCTGGGCGTTGACCCCAATTACTCCAGTAATGGATTTGTTATTGCCTAGAATAATCACCTTCATCCCAACTGCAGCTTTAGGATTGACTCCACCCATTTTATCGAAGTGGAGATAGCCTTGGTCATCGATACGGTTAATCACAAGAGCAATTTCATCACAGTGACCGGCAAGCAGCACCTTG
This region includes:
- a CDS encoding FMN-binding glutamate synthase family protein, which produces MSVFFAIILAITILIIRIMLKDKRQESHSILRNYPILGKMRYITEKMGPELRQYLFNDDNEGKPFTRNQMEGTYISAKYNKRLIGFGSERDFEAPGYYLKNAMYPTQREEMLVDNENKVRTKVYHVDKEKLFQRKEHPSYKEANPFYLPDEEAVVIGGDTCKHPFTVKGLVGQSAMSYGSLGEKAITALSTGLGLAGGAWMNTGEGGLSHHHLKGGVDIIYQIGPGLFGVRTKDGEFSWEEFKRKSEIDEVKAFELKLAQGAKTRGGHVDGAKVTPEIAEIRNVEPWESIDSPNRFYQFSNNEEMFEFMKELREVSGKPIGMKIVVGNIEQLEEMVSHMADSREGPDFITVDGGEGGTGASYQELADATGLPINSALPVVDDMLKKYNVRDRVKVFASGQLISPDKVAMALAMGADLVNIARGMMFSVGCIQAEICHTNNCPVGVATTNPDLQKALIVEEKSFRTCNYVLSIRDGLYNLAASVGIDCPTKFERKHIVYRDEHGRLQSLENIFPSAEVVKP
- a CDS encoding M20/M25/M40 family metallo-hydrolase, which produces MLQTPSPSSMEMEIQKSWMKEINKHADEIRTDNAGNVIAVLNPGAEFKVLLAGHCDEIALVINRIDDQGYLHFDKMGGVNPKAAVGMKVIILGNNKSITGVIGVNAQHHGGLKDEFGLEDLFIDCGAKSKQEMEKLVQIGDLAVYKRDPEVMMDRYISGRGLDNRTGQFIVGEVLRKLAQRNINVGVYAVSTVNEETNMGGAYFAAAGIQPTMAIACDVTFATDYPGVNKNKYGDVRLEGGPVLAKGAPINRKINQLLEKSATSLNLDLQYELTPRMTGTDADRMRLTGQGVPVSLVSLPLRYMHSPVETVSIKDMNEEIDLLVDMIANLTGEESLNPLED